A region of Faecalibacterium taiwanense DNA encodes the following proteins:
- a CDS encoding YcxB family protein, with the protein MSQTISVSTTMGEQGFRDFAVFDAFHHRKAWLRPAVFAAIMLAFAAVCLSQLGKRSGAGLLAAVLAIVGIGLPVSYFYSFFRSVSRQIKQMHLPRAFYRVELADTGIAVWMYGQQDKPEPTSRHAWDSFYCAYRTDNAVYLYVEKEKAYLLNDRMEAVWKFLAGILPKEKLHDCRKG; encoded by the coding sequence ATGTCCCAGACCATCTCCGTTTCCACCACCATGGGTGAGCAGGGCTTCCGCGATTTTGCCGTGTTCGATGCATTCCATCACCGCAAAGCATGGCTGCGTCCCGCTGTTTTTGCCGCCATCATGCTGGCTTTTGCCGCCGTCTGCCTTTCGCAGCTGGGCAAGCGCTCGGGTGCCGGGCTGCTGGCTGCTGTGCTTGCCATTGTGGGCATCGGCCTGCCGGTGAGCTACTTTTACTCGTTCTTCCGCAGCGTTTCCCGGCAGATCAAACAGATGCACCTGCCGCGTGCCTTCTACCGTGTGGAGCTGGCCGACACCGGCATTGCTGTGTGGATGTACGGCCAGCAGGACAAGCCCGAACCCACCAGCCGCCACGCATGGGACAGCTTTTACTGCGCCTACCGCACGGACAATGCGGTGTACCTCTACGTAGAGAAAGAGAAAGCTTACTTACTGAACGACCGCATGGAAGCGGTGTGGAAGTTTTTGGCCGGCATCCTGCCCAAAGAAAAGCTGCACGACTGCAGAAAAGGCTAA
- a CDS encoding response regulator: MIRLLIADDEALERETLADIVARRFEHEVTIETAENGRKAADTAVLWGADLILMDIEMPGMNGLDAARAVLEQRPECKVIFVTAYSLFQYAHEAMHLGACDYLLKPVNPDEVEASIRKAIRQIEAGRRLAELAPVEPEPEADPESDAAEAGENDRNALVMAHVRKYMEDNYMFDLSLDSVSEILHISPAYLSAQFKKYQKMNFLDCLTELRINAAKELLTDPFRSAAEVASMVGYEDSSYFARTFKKRTGMTPTQYRREAAKAAREARL; the protein is encoded by the coding sequence ATGATTCGTCTGTTGATCGCGGATGATGAAGCACTGGAACGGGAAACGCTGGCGGACATCGTGGCCCGCCGCTTTGAGCACGAAGTGACCATCGAGACTGCCGAGAACGGCCGCAAGGCAGCGGATACGGCGGTGCTGTGGGGCGCAGACCTGATCCTGATGGACATTGAGATGCCCGGTATGAACGGTCTGGATGCAGCCCGCGCCGTGCTGGAACAGCGCCCGGAGTGCAAGGTGATCTTTGTTACGGCCTACAGTCTGTTCCAGTACGCCCACGAGGCCATGCATCTGGGTGCCTGCGATTATCTGCTCAAGCCGGTGAACCCGGACGAAGTGGAAGCTTCCATCCGCAAGGCCATCCGTCAGATCGAGGCGGGCCGCCGCCTTGCAGAGCTGGCTCCGGTGGAACCGGAGCCGGAAGCTGACCCGGAGAGCGATGCCGCCGAAGCAGGGGAGAACGACCGCAATGCACTGGTCATGGCCCATGTGCGCAAGTATATGGAGGATAACTATATGTTCGACCTCTCGCTGGACAGTGTGAGCGAGATCCTGCATATCAGCCCGGCGTATCTCTCGGCACAGTTCAAGAAGTACCAGAAGATGAACTTTCTGGACTGCCTGACCGAGCTGCGTATCAACGCTGCCAAGGAGCTGCTCACCGACCCGTTCCGTTCGGCAGCAGAGGTAGCTTCCATGGTGGGCTACGAGGATTCCAGCTATTTTGCCCGCACCTTTAAAAAACGCACCGGCATGACCCCCACCCAGTACCGCAGGGAAGCGGCCAAGGCTGCACGGGAGGCCCGTCTGTGA
- a CDS encoding polysaccharide deacetylase family protein — MKLAEYLARRRRARVAAVMLFALIMGFVSAAPPVVTGCQAQDLTPAPDTSMLSPAISALAQEQQEPAAQPLPEKWVCLTFDDGPSKTTPDVLSALNAAGVHATFFVVATGYNEKYLPLLTEAVSAGHQIALHSASHEYSDIYRSSDAYWEDIALLKERIAPYVDAESIRYLRFPGGSTNTVSRRYGGKSLMKQLKAEVEQKGWQWVDWNVCAEDAVGGHPSAGTIYRNVVHETGQQTNCIVLMHDSSSTHTTAEALPDIIRWYADNGYTFLTVAEALPLS; from the coding sequence TTGAAGCTTGCAGAATATCTCGCACGGCGCAGGCGGGCCAGAGTTGCTGCCGTGATGCTGTTCGCCCTCATTATGGGGTTTGTATCTGCTGCGCCGCCGGTCGTCACCGGATGTCAGGCGCAGGATCTTACCCCGGCACCGGACACTTCGATGCTCTCCCCCGCCATTTCGGCTCTGGCACAGGAGCAACAGGAGCCTGCTGCCCAGCCGCTGCCGGAAAAGTGGGTCTGCCTGACCTTTGACGACGGCCCCAGCAAGACCACACCGGATGTGCTCAGCGCGCTGAACGCAGCCGGAGTGCACGCCACATTTTTTGTGGTGGCTACCGGTTACAACGAGAAGTATCTGCCCCTGCTCACCGAAGCGGTCAGCGCCGGGCACCAGATCGCGCTGCACTCTGCTTCCCACGAGTACAGCGATATCTACCGCAGCAGCGACGCTTATTGGGAGGACATTGCCCTTTTAAAGGAGCGCATTGCGCCCTATGTGGATGCCGAGAGCATCCGGTATCTACGGTTTCCGGGCGGCAGCACCAACACCGTCAGTCGGCGCTACGGCGGCAAAAGCCTGATGAAGCAGCTGAAAGCCGAAGTAGAGCAAAAAGGCTGGCAGTGGGTGGACTGGAACGTGTGCGCCGAGGACGCCGTAGGCGGGCACCCAAGCGCGGGCACCATCTACCGCAATGTGGTGCACGAGACCGGGCAGCAGACGAACTGCATCGTATTGATGCACGATTCTTCCTCCACACACACCACCGCCGAAGCACTGCCGGACATCATCCGGTGGTATGCAGACAACGGCTACACCTTTCTGACGGTGGCCGAAGCTCTGCCGCTAAGCTGA
- a CDS encoding lipopolysaccharide biosynthesis protein, producing the protein MNEKKENVIVNGFFWRFAERCGVQLISAVVSILLARILTPDDYGKVALVTVFNNIMYVLLDCGIGTALVQKKEVDELDYSSAFFFSIVISFVLYGGMFVAAPYLAAFYNDPSMTPIFRGISLTVAVCGIKTIQQAHVTRNMKFQYFFYSAFAGAIVSTVLGLGLAYMGFGVWALVVQQVSNITVDTLVLWKLSSWRPKMEFSWQHLKGLLSYGWKLLASSLSSVIYNNLRSLIIGKMYTSADLAYYNQGDNLTYNIASSVDTSIESVLFPVMSSLQDDRAQVKNMTRRSIKTCTYIIAPVMMSTAFCAEPLVRLILTEKWLPCVLFLRVFCLGYVCWPIITANLNAAKAVGRSDLYLKCQLLNEGVCILLLLATFRVSVEAIAYGMLITNVVTQILDAQLNKKLIGYGYLEQMRDILPTLLLAAGAGLCMYLVIFLHLPDLLTVIIQVVVGLGIYLTGSAILELDTFEYFKDVLAPSIRQKLKR; encoded by the coding sequence ATGAACGAGAAAAAAGAAAATGTTATTGTAAACGGTTTTTTCTGGCGCTTTGCAGAGCGGTGCGGTGTGCAGCTGATCTCAGCGGTGGTGTCCATCCTTCTGGCGCGCATCCTTACACCCGATGATTACGGCAAGGTGGCACTGGTGACGGTGTTCAACAATATCATGTATGTCCTGCTGGACTGCGGCATTGGCACCGCGCTGGTGCAGAAGAAGGAAGTGGACGAGCTGGATTACTCGTCGGCGTTCTTTTTCAGCATTGTGATCAGCTTTGTGCTGTATGGGGGAATGTTCGTGGCGGCACCGTATCTGGCTGCTTTCTACAATGACCCCAGCATGACCCCGATCTTTCGCGGCATCAGCCTGACAGTGGCGGTCTGCGGCATCAAAACGATCCAGCAGGCGCATGTGACCCGGAACATGAAGTTCCAGTATTTTTTCTATTCCGCCTTTGCGGGCGCGATCGTATCCACGGTCCTGGGCCTGGGCCTTGCCTACATGGGTTTTGGAGTCTGGGCGCTGGTGGTGCAGCAGGTATCCAATATCACGGTGGACACGCTGGTGCTGTGGAAGCTGTCCTCCTGGCGGCCTAAGATGGAGTTTTCGTGGCAGCACCTGAAAGGGCTGCTCTCTTATGGCTGGAAGCTGCTGGCCTCGTCGCTGAGCAGCGTCATCTACAACAACCTGCGCAGCCTGATCATCGGCAAGATGTACACCTCGGCGGATCTGGCGTATTACAATCAGGGCGATAACCTGACTTATAATATCGCGTCAAGCGTGGATACTTCCATTGAGAGCGTTTTGTTCCCGGTCATGTCCTCACTGCAGGATGACCGTGCGCAGGTCAAGAACATGACCCGCCGCTCCATCAAGACCTGTACCTATATTATTGCGCCGGTGATGATGAGCACTGCGTTCTGTGCCGAACCGCTGGTGCGCCTGATCCTCACCGAGAAGTGGCTGCCCTGTGTGCTGTTCCTCAGGGTGTTCTGTCTGGGGTATGTGTGCTGGCCGATCATCACGGCAAACCTGAATGCAGCCAAGGCGGTGGGCCGCAGCGATCTTTACCTGAAATGTCAGCTTTTGAACGAAGGGGTGTGCATCCTTCTTCTGCTGGCAACATTCCGTGTCAGCGTCGAGGCCATTGCATATGGTATGCTGATCACGAATGTTGTGACCCAGATCCTGGATGCACAGCTCAACAAAAAGCTGATCGGCTATGGCTATCTGGAACAGATGCGCGATATCCTGCCGACCCTGCTGCTGGCAGCGGGCGCGGGCCTGTGCATGTATCTGGTCATTTTCCTGCACCTGCCGGATCTGCTGACGGTGATCATTCAGGTGGTGGTTGGTCTGGGCATTTATCTGACAGGCTCTGCCATTCTGGAATTGGACACCTTTGAATATTTCAAGGATGTGCTGGCTCCGTCCATCCGGCAGAAGCTGAAACGCTGA
- a CDS encoding mannitol dehydrogenase family protein, translated as MKLSEIKNGNLSAEWAEKGYELPKFDIEAVKAKTHAEPTWVHFGAGNIFRAFPAAILNDALNTGKYDRGVIVAESFDYEIIDKAYRPYDNMSLLVCLKSTGEIEKKVVASVTESLKADYSFGEDWARLVEIFQNPSLQMISFTITEKGYGVAPADLERGLTPVLAMGKVTALLYERFKAGKLPLTVQSMDNCSHNGDKVKNAVHAYAAKWVEQGLVPAEFLAYVQDETKITFPWSMIDKITPRPDAKVQQMLADDGFEDNYTIVTEKHTFTAPFVNAEETQYLCIEDHYTNGRPPLELGGVLYCDRETVDKIEKMKVCTCLNPLHTAMSIYGCMLGYTLISAEMADEDLRAFIQKIGYIEAMPVVVDPGVLNPYEFIGAVINRRLPNPFMPDAPQRIATDTSQKLAIRFGETIKAYEARGLDKSNLILIPLVLAGYARYLKGIDDNGQAFEPSTDPLLTELQAIVAPLEVKEGEQDFSCLKKLYSRVDVFGVDLYAVGLGEKIEAMAKELFAGPGAVRKTLHKYTLAR; from the coding sequence ATGAAGCTGTCTGAGATCAAAAACGGCAATCTGTCCGCCGAGTGGGCAGAGAAGGGCTATGAGCTGCCCAAATTCGATATCGAGGCTGTCAAGGCCAAGACCCACGCCGAACCCACCTGGGTGCACTTCGGCGCAGGCAATATCTTCCGTGCATTCCCGGCTGCCATCCTGAACGATGCGCTGAACACCGGCAAGTATGACCGCGGTGTCATCGTGGCCGAGAGCTTTGACTACGAGATCATCGACAAGGCTTATCGTCCCTACGACAATATGAGCCTGCTGGTCTGCCTGAAGTCCACCGGCGAGATCGAGAAGAAGGTGGTGGCTTCCGTTACCGAGAGCCTGAAGGCTGACTACTCCTTCGGCGAGGACTGGGCACGTCTGGTGGAGATCTTCCAGAACCCCAGCCTGCAGATGATCTCCTTCACCATCACCGAGAAGGGCTACGGCGTTGCTCCTGCTGATCTGGAACGCGGCCTGACCCCCGTGCTGGCCATGGGCAAGGTCACTGCTCTGCTGTACGAACGCTTCAAGGCCGGCAAGCTGCCCCTGACCGTCCAGAGCATGGATAACTGCTCCCACAACGGCGATAAGGTCAAGAACGCTGTCCACGCCTATGCTGCCAAGTGGGTGGAGCAGGGTCTGGTGCCCGCCGAGTTCCTGGCCTATGTGCAGGACGAGACCAAGATCACCTTCCCGTGGAGCATGATCGACAAGATCACCCCGCGCCCGGATGCCAAGGTCCAGCAGATGCTGGCCGACGACGGCTTTGAGGACAACTACACCATCGTCACCGAGAAGCACACCTTCACCGCTCCCTTCGTCAACGCCGAGGAGACCCAGTACCTGTGCATCGAGGATCACTACACCAATGGCCGTCCTCCGCTGGAGCTGGGCGGTGTGCTGTACTGCGACCGCGAGACCGTGGACAAGATCGAGAAGATGAAGGTGTGCACCTGCCTGAACCCGCTGCACACTGCCATGTCCATCTATGGCTGCATGCTGGGTTACACCCTCATCTCCGCCGAGATGGCCGATGAAGACCTGCGTGCCTTCATCCAGAAGATCGGTTACATCGAGGCAATGCCTGTGGTCGTTGATCCCGGCGTGCTGAACCCCTACGAGTTCATCGGCGCTGTCATCAACCGCCGTCTGCCCAACCCCTTCATGCCGGATGCTCCCCAGCGTATCGCAACCGATACCTCCCAGAAGCTGGCCATCCGCTTTGGTGAGACCATCAAGGCCTACGAGGCACGCGGTCTGGACAAGAGCAACCTGATCCTGATCCCGCTGGTGCTGGCAGGCTACGCCCGCTACCTGAAGGGCATCGATGACAACGGTCAGGCCTTTGAGCCTTCCACCGATCCGCTGCTGACTGAGCTGCAGGCCATCGTTGCTCCGCTGGAGGTCAAGGAAGGCGAGCAGGACTTCAGCTGCCTGAAGAAGCTGTACAGCCGTGTTGACGTGTTCGGCGTGGATCTGTATGCCGTTGGTCTGGGCGAGAAGATCGAGGCAATGGCCAAGGAGCTGTTTGCAGGCCCCGGCGCTGTGCGCAAGACCCTGCACAAGTATACGCTTGCCCGCTGA
- a CDS encoding MerR family transcriptional regulator, which translates to MNIKQASKQSGVSAPNIRFYEKEGLLNPARLPGNDYRDYTEQDIRTLRFIRMLRMLDVPLPVIRSVLAGDASLGSVLREQKTALEQRAKQLEGAARFCAELARQDPSVASLDVDACLSRMEDPAQPQNFFCGWVQDYRTLAQVQHQRHFSFIPEGSINTPQEFTAALQTYAKANGMQLSLTKEGMYPEFSLDGILYKAYRNPGKYRDEICCDAASPEQLNTGLPSRREKLLRIARIVLPPVFTFAAILAAGWVATGGADWLWLAALAAAGVLLGRGFEHRL; encoded by the coding sequence ATGAACATCAAACAGGCTTCGAAACAGAGCGGGGTGTCTGCCCCCAATATCCGCTTCTATGAAAAAGAAGGACTTCTGAATCCCGCCCGGCTGCCTGGCAACGACTACCGTGATTACACGGAACAGGACATCCGCACTCTCCGGTTCATCCGGATGCTGCGGATGCTGGATGTGCCGCTTCCGGTCATCCGATCCGTGCTTGCAGGCGATGCATCGCTGGGGAGTGTCCTGCGGGAGCAAAAGACCGCACTGGAACAGCGCGCAAAGCAGCTGGAAGGGGCGGCGCGTTTTTGTGCAGAACTGGCCCGGCAGGACCCGTCTGTGGCATCACTGGATGTGGACGCCTGCCTGTCCCGGATGGAGGACCCTGCGCAGCCGCAGAACTTTTTCTGCGGCTGGGTGCAGGATTACCGCACGCTGGCGCAGGTGCAGCATCAGAGGCATTTTTCCTTTATTCCGGAGGGCAGCATCAACACCCCGCAGGAGTTCACAGCGGCCCTGCAGACCTACGCAAAGGCCAACGGGATGCAGCTCAGCCTGACAAAAGAAGGAATGTACCCGGAATTTTCGCTGGATGGGATCCTATACAAAGCCTACCGCAACCCGGGCAAGTACCGCGATGAGATCTGCTGTGATGCTGCATCTCCGGAACAGCTGAACACCGGGCTTCCGTCCCGGCGGGAAAAGCTGCTGCGCATCGCGCGTATCGTGCTGCCGCCGGTGTTCACCTTTGCCGCCATTCTGGCGGCAGGCTGGGTGGCGACCGGCGGAGCGGACTGGCTCTGGCTGGCAGCACTGGCAGCGGCAGGGGTCCTGCTTGGCCGCGGCTTTGAACACCGGCTGTAA
- the spoIVB gene encoding SpoIVB peptidase: MRRSKLRRAGSIAVTYLLVAALAVLGWLWHSLPAEILLEPGQTLTLPRFAYVQPLRTAGSRNAASTQAAGSYQATLSIGGWLPVKTVRALVETRPVVTVCGTPFGVKMFSEGALIVGFSDLNTPDGTANPAKKAGLRLGDRVVRMDDTLTETNDAVHDALETAAGAPVQVVYIRNGEQFQTRLTPVWDSTAGQWRAGMWVRDSSAGVGTMTFVDNVAGVFAGLGHPISDSDTGESVALRSGEIVPCQIVGCTSGTVGSPGELKGRFLSTHALGSICINGKTGVYGRTRAAFSGPELEMAFAQEVVPGDAEIWTTVDGEVPKAYRIRIEKVNDADPHRNMILRVTDRQLLAKTGGIVQGMSGSPILQNGRLVGAVTHVLVNDPTRGYGIFAQTMLKQARAVEKTDDAAQP; this comes from the coding sequence ATGCGCAGATCAAAACTACGCCGCGCTGGCAGCATTGCGGTAACTTATCTTCTGGTGGCCGCGCTGGCGGTGCTGGGCTGGCTGTGGCACAGTCTGCCTGCTGAAATTTTGCTGGAACCCGGCCAGACCCTTACCCTGCCCCGTTTTGCCTATGTGCAGCCGCTGCGCACCGCTGGCTCCCGCAACGCGGCCAGCACGCAGGCTGCGGGCAGCTATCAGGCCACTTTGTCCATTGGCGGGTGGCTGCCCGTCAAGACTGTGCGCGCTCTGGTGGAAACACGTCCGGTGGTAACCGTGTGCGGTACGCCTTTCGGCGTTAAGATGTTCTCCGAGGGTGCGCTCATTGTGGGCTTTTCCGACCTGAACACCCCGGACGGCACCGCAAACCCCGCCAAGAAGGCCGGGCTGCGGCTGGGCGACCGGGTGGTGCGCATGGATGACACCCTGACCGAGACGAACGATGCCGTGCACGATGCTCTGGAAACGGCCGCAGGCGCACCGGTGCAGGTGGTCTATATCCGCAATGGTGAGCAATTCCAGACCCGGCTGACCCCCGTGTGGGACAGCACCGCCGGACAGTGGCGCGCCGGGATGTGGGTGCGGGATTCTTCCGCCGGGGTAGGCACCATGACCTTTGTGGACAATGTCGCCGGGGTGTTTGCCGGGCTTGGCCACCCCATCAGCGACAGCGACACCGGTGAGAGCGTGGCCCTGCGCAGCGGCGAGATCGTCCCCTGCCAGATCGTGGGGTGTACCAGCGGCACCGTGGGCAGCCCCGGTGAGCTGAAGGGCCGCTTTCTGAGCACCCATGCGCTTGGCAGCATCTGCATCAACGGCAAGACCGGGGTCTATGGCAGAACACGGGCTGCATTTTCCGGCCCGGAGCTGGAGATGGCTTTTGCGCAGGAGGTGGTGCCGGGCGATGCCGAGATCTGGACGACTGTGGACGGCGAGGTGCCCAAGGCATACCGCATCCGCATTGAAAAGGTAAACGACGCAGACCCCCACCGCAACATGATCCTGCGCGTGACCGACCGGCAGCTGCTTGCCAAAACCGGCGGCATCGTGCAGGGCATGAGCGGCAGTCCCATCCTGCAGAACGGCAGACTGGTGGGTGCAGTGACCCATGTGCTGGTAAACGACCCCACGCGGGGCTACGGCATTTTTGCTCAGACCATGCTCAAGCAGGCCCGCGCTGTTGAAAAGACAGACGATGCTGCGCAGCCATAA
- the uxuA gene encoding mannonate dehydratase, with translation MPMKMGWRWYGEGNDPISLSDIKQIPGVTSIVWALHDKMPGEIWEIDEIQKVADQIHAYGFDMDVVESVNVHDDIKIGLPTRDKYIENYKQCIRNLSKFGVKVICYNFMPVFDWTRTDLFHPVGDGSTALFYEKDKIKGDYKAMAEYIMSFTEKYNMTFPGWEPERMAKLDELFKAYAPVTKEKLWENLKYFLEALMPTCHECGIKMAIHQDDPPWDIFGLPRLLVDAESIDRFLSMVDDPYNCLTLCTGSLNANPNNNCAEIVRKHCDRIAFGHIRNIHHFPNGDFSEAAHRDCCGETGIIEVLRAYHDCGFEGYIRPDHGRQLWEEGPGNCRPGYGKYDRALGVQYMLGVWDLLDRLDEEKKKG, from the coding sequence ATGCCTATGAAAATGGGTTGGCGCTGGTATGGCGAGGGCAACGATCCCATCAGCCTGAGCGACATCAAGCAGATCCCCGGCGTGACCAGCATCGTCTGGGCGCTGCACGACAAGATGCCCGGCGAGATCTGGGAGATCGACGAGATCCAGAAGGTAGCCGATCAGATCCACGCCTACGGCTTTGACATGGACGTGGTCGAGTCGGTCAACGTCCACGATGACATCAAGATCGGCCTGCCCACCCGCGACAAGTACATCGAGAACTACAAGCAGTGCATCCGCAATCTGTCCAAGTTCGGTGTCAAGGTCATCTGCTACAACTTCATGCCGGTGTTCGACTGGACCCGTACCGATCTGTTCCACCCCGTGGGCGACGGCTCCACTGCACTGTTCTATGAGAAGGACAAGATCAAGGGCGATTACAAGGCTATGGCTGAGTACATCATGTCCTTCACTGAGAAGTATAACATGACCTTCCCCGGCTGGGAGCCGGAGCGCATGGCAAAGCTGGACGAGCTGTTCAAGGCTTACGCCCCTGTCACCAAGGAAAAGCTGTGGGAAAACCTGAAGTACTTCCTGGAAGCACTGATGCCCACCTGCCATGAGTGCGGCATCAAAATGGCTATCCATCAGGATGATCCCCCTTGGGATATCTTCGGCCTGCCCCGTCTGCTGGTGGATGCTGAGAGCATCGACCGCTTCCTGAGCATGGTGGATGATCCGTACAACTGCCTGACCCTGTGCACCGGCAGCCTGAACGCAAACCCCAACAACAACTGTGCCGAGATCGTGCGCAAGCACTGCGACCGCATTGCCTTTGGTCACATCCGCAACATCCACCACTTCCCCAACGGCGACTTCTCCGAGGCTGCTCACCGCGACTGCTGCGGCGAGACCGGCATCATCGAGGTGCTGCGTGCTTACCATGACTGCGGCTTTGAGGGCTACATCCGTCCCGACCACGGCCGTCAGCTGTGGGAGGAAGGCCCCGGCAACTGCCGCCCTGGTTACGGCAAGTATGACCGTGCTCTGGGCGTTCAGTACATGCTGGGTGTCTGGGATCTGCTGGATCGTCTGGATGAAGAGAAAAAGAAGGGCTGA
- a CDS encoding histidine kinase, protein MQHRKRQITLKQRMGLCLAAFFAAFAMQLTLNGYQSRAVQAVQDAQMGCFNAISRFQGGVESSISVLENYRWENSEPEEIIDRLQSASSTCNAWLWRIGTSLNSLESVSDEQWVLYSAVDTVYQTYTGLLDELENDLLSGNDAAASQLYYAKVVPCGDYLSQYTLQLLETAIQDSQTTYTTISALNERITMLQTVVVALCVALGCVTGLLVMRLLTPVQQMIAASRAIGKSEFDTPDIPLPKQTEIAQLAESFNIMKHSMAQQVTTLQEKNEIERELHRQKTEALELQNRMERSRLQQLRSQIDPHFLFNTLNVIQQTAGTETAYRTQALIMALSHLLRYSLMSNDEQVPLSREVRIVDEYYSIYHVRFGERVRMEWRISDSLDLTETMVPSFILQPIVENAFKHGICPKEEGGVVRIRVNPLREKGLLCIRVVDNGVGIQPDQLRQLRGALSQPGERWEHIGIYNVAARLRLLDRNSRFVIRSHPGRGTAVVLYLPLVENEEEFEE, encoded by the coding sequence TTGCAGCACCGCAAGCGGCAGATCACCCTCAAGCAGCGCATGGGCTTGTGTCTGGCAGCATTTTTTGCGGCCTTTGCCATGCAGCTTACGCTCAATGGCTACCAGTCCAGAGCAGTGCAGGCAGTACAGGACGCGCAGATGGGCTGCTTCAACGCCATCAGCCGCTTTCAGGGCGGTGTGGAAAGCTCTATTTCCGTGCTGGAGAACTACCGCTGGGAGAACAGCGAGCCGGAGGAGATCATTGACCGGCTGCAGTCGGCATCTTCCACCTGCAACGCATGGCTCTGGCGCATCGGTACCAGCCTGAACAGTCTGGAAAGCGTCAGCGATGAGCAGTGGGTGCTCTACAGCGCAGTGGATACGGTCTATCAGACCTACACCGGCCTGCTGGATGAGCTGGAAAACGACCTGCTCAGCGGCAACGATGCCGCAGCTTCCCAGCTGTATTATGCAAAGGTGGTGCCCTGCGGCGATTACCTGAGCCAGTACACCCTGCAATTGCTGGAAACCGCCATTCAGGATTCCCAGACCACCTACACCACCATCTCGGCCCTGAACGAGCGCATCACCATGCTGCAGACGGTGGTGGTGGCGCTGTGCGTGGCGCTGGGCTGCGTTACCGGTTTGCTGGTCATGCGTCTGCTCACGCCGGTGCAGCAGATGATTGCAGCCTCCCGCGCCATTGGCAAAAGTGAGTTCGACACCCCGGACATCCCGCTGCCCAAGCAGACGGAGATCGCTCAGCTGGCCGAGTCCTTCAACATCATGAAGCACTCCATGGCCCAGCAGGTGACCACCCTGCAGGAGAAAAACGAAATCGAGCGGGAGCTGCACCGCCAGAAGACCGAAGCACTGGAGCTGCAGAACCGCATGGAGCGCAGCCGGCTGCAGCAGCTGCGCAGCCAGATCGACCCGCACTTTCTGTTCAACACCCTGAATGTGATCCAGCAGACCGCCGGTACCGAGACGGCCTACCGTACGCAGGCGCTCATCATGGCGCTTTCGCACCTGCTGCGCTATAGCCTGATGAGCAACGATGAACAGGTGCCGCTCTCCCGTGAGGTGCGCATCGTGGATGAATATTACTCCATCTACCATGTCCGCTTTGGTGAGCGGGTGCGTATGGAGTGGCGCATTTCCGATTCGCTGGATCTTACCGAGACCATGGTGCCGTCCTTTATTTTACAGCCCATCGTGGAAAATGCCTTCAAGCACGGCATCTGCCCCAAAGAGGAGGGCGGTGTGGTGCGCATCCGCGTGAACCCTCTGCGGGAGAAGGGACTGCTGTGCATCCGCGTGGTGGATAACGGCGTGGGCATCCAGCCGGATCAATTACGACAGCTGCGCGGGGCGCTCAGCCAGCCCGGTGAGCGCTGGGAGCATATCGGCATTTATAATGTTGCGGCCCGCCTGCGTCTGCTGGATCGGAACAGCCGCTTTGTGATACGGTCCCATCCGGGACGCGGTACGGCGGTGGTGCTGTATCTGCCATTGGTGGAGAATGAGGAGGAGTTTGAGGAATGA